One part of the Arabidopsis thaliana chromosome 1 sequence genome encodes these proteins:
- a CDS encoding hypothetical protein (DUF3527) (Protein of unknown function (DUF3527); CONTAINS InterPro DOMAIN/s: Protein of unknown function DUF3527 (InterPro:IPR021916); BEST Arabidopsis thaliana protein match is: Protein of unknown function (DUF3527) (TAIR:AT2G33360.2); Has 121 Blast hits to 119 proteins in 11 species: Archae - 0; Bacteria - 0; Metazoa - 0; Fungi - 0; Plants - 121; Viruses - 0; Other Eukaryotes - 0 (source: NCBI BLink).) — protein sequence MEGQTHDAQNNVPEHDNPLMNVKNPSSNLFSKKDAQCLSVLCNGKWLQIVRSSPKVSCEASTCPSHILTKVGENYVAESEKMHKKVISFSSKTFSQGTLQFTMRANGTPHFVFKLENQKDVYVASLSSNVQDQNSYMIHLQRGESSASSSHLVGRINVSTLFSEKVLEREFVLFSSNGENLKIPRTRKNRGLSKKVVHAVKNERRTARLSRTSFIPDLGSWDEQFQAQNYDCLLKNKLPTNLETLAVVVKQETIEDEIGGWGLKFLKRSPMFQRSNDASETETSTSSISMNVVIPSGIHGGPEDGPSSLIERWKSQGNCDCGGWDLCCSLTLLKGQPRKDQYFELFIEGSKHETTGLKIVNVSGGLYLVQFEAKLTSLQSFAIALAFIHSEKLRPLHLYVF from the exons ATGGAAGGTCAAACTCATGATGCTCAAAACAATGTTCCTGAGCATGACAATCCATTGATGAATGTGAAGAATCCATCAAGCAACTTGTTTTCTAAGAAAGATGCACAATGTTTGTCTGTTTTATGCAACGGGAAATGGTTACAGATTGTTAGAAGCAGTCCCAAAGTATCATGTGAGGCCTCTACTTGTCCAAGTCATATTTTGACCAAAGTAGGAGAAAACTATGTGGCTGAATCTGAAAAGATGCATAAAAAGGTAATCTCTTTCTCGAGCAAAACCTTCTCTCAGGGAACCCTTCAATTCACTATGAGAGCCAATGGAACAcctcattttgttttcaaattggAGAATCAAAAAGATGTTTATGTGGCAAGCTTAAGCAGCAATGTCCAAGACCAAAACTCGTATATGATCCATCTGCAAAGAGGAGAATCATCAGCATCCTCATCACATCTAGTTGGGAGAATAAATGTATCTACTTTGTTCTCGGAGAAAGTCTTGGAGAGagagtttgttttgttcagtAGCAATGGTGAGAATCTCAAGATACCGCGTACgaggaaaaacagaggacTGTCTAAAAAAGTAGTCCATGCGGTCAAGAACGAAAGAAGAACAGCAAGATTGAGCAGAACAAGCTTCATACCTGATTTAGGTTCTTGGGATGAGCAATTCCAAGCACAAAACTATGATTGTCTGCTCAAAAACAAGCTTCCAACAAATCTTGAAACATTAGCTGTTGTTGTGAAACAAGAGACTATTGAGGACGAAATTGGAGGATGGGGACTAAAGTTCTTGAAGAGATCTCCCATGTTCCAAAGAAGTAATGATGCTAGTGAGACTGAAACTTCAACATCTTCAATAAGTATGAATGTTGTGATTCCTTCAGGGATTCATGGAGGGCCTGAAGATGGACCTTCGAGTTTGATAGAGAGATGGAAATCTCAAGGAAATTGTGACTGTGGAGGATGGGATTTGTGTTGTTCCTTGACCCTTCTTAAAGGCCAACCACGGAAAGACCAGTACTTCGAACTATTCATAGAG GGGTCAAAACATGAAACAACAGGACTAAAGATTGTGAATGTTAGTGGAGGACTCTACTTAGTTCAATTCGAAGCAAAGTTGACTAGTCTGCAATCATTTGCAATTGCTTTGGCATTCATACATAGCGAGAAGCTTAGACCGTTGCATCTATACGTATTTTAA
- a CDS encoding hypothetical protein (DUF810) (CONTAINS InterPro DOMAIN/s: Munc13 homology 1 (InterPro:IPR014770), Protein of unknown function DUF810 (InterPro:IPR008528), Mammalian uncoordinated homology 13, domain 2 (InterPro:IPR014772); BEST Arabidopsis thaliana protein match is: Protein of unknown function (DUF810) (TAIR:AT2G33420.1); Has 201 Blast hits to 187 proteins in 29 species: Archae - 0; Bacteria - 4; Metazoa - 3; Fungi - 4; Plants - 177; Viruses - 0; Other Eukaryotes - 13 (source: NCBI BLink).) has translation MVRHSRRESFFDMVGFEVCPDTDLLWPFGKLDGLDRDEIRETAYEIFFAACRSSPGFGGRNALTFYSKHNAGDHQGDGIGGGGGSGSSNGSGFGSLGRKEVLTTPTSRVKRALGLKMLKRSPSRRMSTVGTVVGAVSAPSSPGNNGSIGSGSGHFSPGAGFFTVPPARPRRPLTSAEIMRQQMKVTEQSDTRLRKTLMRTLVGQTGRRAETIILPLELLRHVKPSEFGDVHEYQIWQRRQLKVLEAGLLIHPSIPLEKTNNFAMRLREIIRQSETKAIDTSKNSDIMPTLCNLVASLSWRNATPTTDICHWADGYPLNIHLYVALLQSIFDIRDETLVLDEIDELLELMKKTWIMLGITRAIHNLCFTWVLFHQYIVTSQMEPDLLGASHAMLAEVANDAKKSDREALYVKLLTSTLASMQGWTEKRLLSYHDYFQRGNVGLIENLLPLALSSSKILGEDVTISQMNGLEKGDVKLVDSSGDRVDYYIRASIKNAFSKVIENMKAEIEETEEGEEEAATMLLRLAKETEDLALRESECFSPILKRWHLVAAGVASVSLHQCYGSILMQYLAGRSTITKETVEVLQTAGKLEKVLVQMVAENSDECEDGGKGLVREMVPYEVDSIILRLLRQWIEEKLQTVQECLSRAKEAETWNPKSKSEPYAQSAGELMKLANDAIEEFFEIPIGITEDLVHDLAEGLEKLFQEYTTFVASCGSKQSYIPTLPPLTRCNRDSKFVKLWKKATPCAASGEELNQMGEAPGGNHPRPSTSRGTQRLYIRLNTLHFLSSQLHSLNKSLSLNPRVLPATRKRCRERTKSSSYFEFTQAGIESACQHVSEVAAYRLIFLDSYSVFYESLYPGDVANGRIKPALRILKQNLTLMTAILADKAQALAMKEVMKASFEVVLTVLLAGGHSRVFCRTDHDLIEEDFESLKKVYCTCGEGLIPEEVVDREAETVEGVIQLMGQPTEQLMEDFSIVTCESSGMGLVGTGQKLPMPPTTGRWNRSDPNTILRVLCYRDDRVANQFLKKSFQLGKRR, from the exons ATGGTTCGTCATTCTCGGAGGGAGTCCTTTTTCGACATGGTTGGCTTTGAGGTTTGTCCTGATACCGATCTTCTTTGGCCATTCGGGAAGCTTGATGGTCTTGATCGGGATGAAATCCGTGAAACCGCGTATGAGATCTTTTTCGCCGCATGTCGATCATCACCTGGATTTGGAGGTAGAAATGCTCTCACATTCTACTCCAAGCACAATGCTGGTGACCATCAAGGGGATGGaataggaggaggaggaggatctGGATCATCTAACGGCTCTGGATTCGGGTCTTtaggaagaaaagaagtgtTGACAACACCAACAAGCCGAGTAAAACGGGCGCTAGGGTTAAAGATGCTTAAACGATCTCCTTCTAGGCGAATGTCGACAGTAGGGACAGTTGTAGGGGCCGTCTCAGCTCCTTCATCCCCAGGTAATAATGGAAGCATAGGAAGTGGTTCAGGACACTTTAGCCCTGGGGCTGGGTTTTTTACAGTCCCGCCTGCTCGGCCTCGACGACCGTTAACCTCTGCAGAAATCATGAGGCAGCAAATGAAGGTGACAGAACAGAGTGACACTCGGCTACGGAAAACCCTAATGAGGACGCTTGTTGGCCAA ACCGGTAGGCGAGCAGAGACAATAATCCTTCCGTTAGAGCTTCTCCGTCACGTGAAACCATCGGAGTTTGGTGATGTACATGAGTATCAAATTTGGCAAAGACGGCAACTCAAAGTCCTTGAAGCTGGTCTTCTCATTCACCCATCAATCCCTCTAGAGAAGACCAACAACTTTGCAATGCGTCTCCGAGAAATCATCCGCCAGAGTGAGACAAAAGCCATCGACACTAGCAAAAACTCAGACATAATGCCGACATTATGTAACCTTGTCGCCTCCTTGTCATGGCGCAACGCTACTCCAACAACCGATATATGCCATTGGGCTGATGGATACCCACTTAACATCCATCTCTATGTGGCGCTTTTGCAGTCGATATTTGACATACGTGATGAGACCTTGGTTCTTGATGAAATCGATGAGCTTTTAgaactgatgaagaagacatgGATAATGTTGGGGATCACACGAGCTATACATAACTTGTGTTTCACTTGGGTTCTGTTTCATCAGTACATTGTGACATCACAGATGGAGCCAGACTTGCTTGGTGCCTCTCACGCCATGTTGGCTGAAGTTGCCAATGACGCCAAGAAGTCTGATCGCGAGGCTCTTTACGTGAAGCTCTTGACCTCGACATTGGCCTCTATGCAAGGATGGACTGAAAAAAG GTTGTTGAGCTATCATGATTATTTTCAACGAGGGAACGTGGGATTGATCGAGAATCTTCTGCCATTAGCGTTGTCTTCTTCTAAGATCTTGGGGGAGGACGTGACAATCTCTCAAATGAATGGTCTAGAGAAAGGTGATGTGAAATTGGTGGATTCTTCAGGGGATCGCGTCGATTACTATATAAGAGCATCTATTAAAAACGCCTTCTCAAAGGTAATAGAAAACATGAAGGCCGAAAtcgaagaaacagaggaaggagaagaagaagcggcAACTATGTTGCTTCGGCTAGCTAAGGAGACAGAGGATCTTGCTTTGCGCGAGAGCGAGTGTTTTAGCCCGATACTTAAGAGATGGCACTTGGTTGCAGCTGGAGTCGCCTCGGTTTCGCTTCACCAATGTTATGGTTCCATCTTGATGCAGTACTTAGCTGGTCGATCGACAATCACTAAAGAGACTGTTGAAGTTCTGCAAACTGCGGGGAAGCTCGAAAAGGTTCTTGTGCAGATGGTGGCAGAGAATTCAGATGAATGTGAAGATGGCGGTAAAGGCCTTGTTAGAGAGATGGTTCCGTATGAAGTCGATTCGATTATCTTACGACTACTAAGGCAATGGATTGAAGAGAAGTTACAAACAGTTCAAGAATGTTTGAGCAGAGCAAAAGAAGCTGAA aCATGGAACccgaaatcaaaatcagaaccCTATGCACAATCTGCTGGAGAGTTGATGAAGCTAGCGAATGATGCAATCGAGGAGTTCTTTGAGATCCCTATTGGGATTACAGAGGATCTTGTTCATGATCTTGCTGAAGGATTAGAAAAACTCTTCCAAGAATACACCACATTCGTAGCATCTTGTG GTTCAAAACAGAGTTACATTCCTACGCTTCCTCCACTTACAAGATGTAACCGAGACTCAAAGTTCGTGAAGCTTTGGAAGAAAGCCACGCCATGTGCTGCCTCGGGAGAAGAACTTAACCAAATGGGTGAAGCCCCAGGTGGCAACCACCCGCGTCCTTCCACTAGCCGAGGAACCCAACGCCTCTACATTCGTCTCAACACTTTACATTTCCTAAGCTCACAACTTCACTCTCTCAACAAATCCCTCTCACTCAACCCGAGGGTCCTCCCCGCGACGCGAAAACGCTGCCGCGAACGGACCAAATCATCGTCTTATTTCGAATTCACTCAAGCAGGAATCGAATCTGCATGCCAACATGTCTCTGAGGTTGCAGCTTACCGGTTAATCTTCCTAGACTCATACTCTGTATTCTACGAAAGCCTATACCCCGGAGATGTCGCGAACGGGAGGATCAAACCCGCGTTGCGAATCTTGAAACAGAACTTAACGTTAATGACCGCGATTCTTGCGGACAAAGCGCAAGCATTGGCGATGAAAGAAGTCATGAAGGCTTCATTCGAAGTCGTTTTGACGGTTCTTCTCGCGGGAGGACATTCCCGAGTTTTCTGTCGAACAGATCACGATTTGATCGAGGAAGATTTCGAGAGTTTGAAGAAGGTTTATTGCACTTGCGGCGAAGGACTAATCCCAGAGGAAGTGGTGGATAGAGAGGCAGAGACAGTTGAAGGAGTGATTCAGCTTATGGGCCAACCAACAGAACAACTTATGGAAGACTTTAGCATCGTGACATGCGAGTCAAGCGGAATGGGTTTGGTTGGGACAGGACAAAAACTTCCAATGCCTCCAACGACTGGACGATGGAACAGGTCGGATCCAAACACGATTTTGCGAGTTCTTTGCTATAGAGACGATCGTGTGGCTAatcagtttttgaaaaaatcgTTTCAATTGGGTAAACGAAGATga
- a CDS encoding Ribosomal protein L14p/L23e family protein (Ribosomal protein L14p/L23e family protein; FUNCTIONS IN: structural constituent of ribosome; INVOLVED IN: translation; LOCATED IN: ribosome, intracellular; EXPRESSED IN: 24 plant structures; EXPRESSED DURING: 15 growth stages; CONTAINS InterPro DOMAIN/s: Ribosomal protein L14b/L23e (InterPro:IPR000218), Ribosomal protein L14 conserved site (InterPro:IPR019972); BEST Arabidopsis thaliana protein match is: Ribosomal protein L14p/L23e family protein (TAIR:AT3G04400.1); Has 9301 Blast hits to 9300 proteins in 3178 species: Archae - 321; Bacteria - 5427; Metazoa - 383; Fungi - 266; Plants - 815; Viruses - 0; Other Eukaryotes - 2089 (source: NCBI BLink).) encodes MSKRGRGGTSGNKFRMSLGLPVAATVNCADNTGAKNLYIISVKGIKGRLNRLPSACVGDMVMATVKKGKPDLRKKVLPAVIVRQRKPWRRKDGVFMYFEDNAGVIVNPKGEMKGSAITGPIGKECADLWPRIASAANAIV; translated from the exons ATGTCGAAGCGAG GGCGTGGAGGTACCTCTGGTAACAAATTCAGGATGTCACTGGGTCTTCCGGTGGCGGCGACGGTGAACTGTGCCGATAACACCGGTGCTAAGAATCTCTACATCATTTCCGTGAAAGGTATCAAAGGTCGTCTTAATCGATTACCTTCTGCTTGCGTCGGAGACATGGTGATGGCCACCGTCAAAAAGGGTAAGCCTGATCTCAGGAAAAAGGTTCTTCCTGCCGTCATCGTTAGGCAACGCAAACCATGGCGCCGAAAGGATGGTGTTTTCATGTACTTCGAAG ATAATGCTGGAGTCATTGTCAACCCCAAGGGAGAAATGAAAGGTTCTGCAATTACTGGTCCTATTGGGAAAGAGTGTGCTGATCTTTGGCCAAGGATTGCTAGTGCTGCCAATGCCATTGTCTAA